From Marivirga harenae, one genomic window encodes:
- a CDS encoding carboxymuconolactone decarboxylase family protein, whose translation MNKVEEFNEYRAKMNDKIVGSNNKILKRIFNLDTNAFAEGSVDKKTKEMIGLSSSMVLRCDDCVRYHLGKCFELGVTEDQVFEVFSIANLIGGTIVIPHLRRAVEYWEYLKETADD comes from the coding sequence ATGAATAAAGTAGAAGAATTCAACGAATATCGCGCAAAAATGAACGATAAAATCGTGGGGAGCAATAACAAAATCCTTAAGCGTATATTCAACCTTGACACAAATGCTTTTGCAGAAGGTAGTGTAGACAAAAAAACTAAAGAAATGATTGGATTATCTTCTTCGATGGTTTTGCGTTGTGATGACTGCGTGCGCTATCACTTAGGAAAATGCTTTGAATTAGGTGTTACGGAAGATCAAGTTTTTGAAGTTTTTTCAATCGCTAATTTAATTGGCGGAACTATCGTGATTCCTCATTTGAGAAGAGCGGTAGAATATTGGGAATATTTGAAAGAAACCGCTGATGATTAA